A window of Geotrypetes seraphini chromosome 16, aGeoSer1.1, whole genome shotgun sequence genomic DNA:
gcccttatctgccgtcatctttctatgtttctatagggtcactagggtatagacttaaatGAGCGGGTCATTAAAGGGGGGGTCAGTAgccttaaaagggtgggtcaatagtgtgggcagacttgatgggctatagcccttatctgccgacatctttctatgtttctacgtttctacCCACTAACCTTCGTCCCTCTTGCTCAAGACGTTATTTCATGATATGGACATAACCATCATGATCTGGAtctaaatataaataatatacttcctcccttttatcaagcggcaCTAGAGGCTTTTAGTGTGAGCAGGCAAAGTCAGTGCCCTGACGCCCCTCGTCCTTCtaggagcgtcggagcatttaccgcgccAGCTCACGCTAAAAATCTCTGGCACTGCTTGATACAAAGGGCGCCTAattaatgagttctgtaatcAAGACGTGATATCACTGGCAATACAATTCCAATCTGACAATTAATTCCTCGCTCTTCCTTTTCAAACGCCATAGTCTAGCCAAGGTTTTGTAGAGATCGTAACATATCATTTGTCCTGCACCTGCATAGATAATCCCAGCTTTATGAGAATCATAACACCTCGCCAGCCTGTGCTAGTCCACCTCGATAAAAGGAGGGGGTAGTTATGTGTATTTTTAACATTATATTTTAACATCTATATTAAAAGACAAAATTAGAAGATGGTACACtataaatattataaatttaAGAGAGTAAAATACTTACAGCTTGTGACTTGAACGGACGATTTTTGCTGTCTCATTTCCAAATACCAAACAAATTCATCAAACATACTGCAAAGTATGATTTTATTTATACCCATAAATTCATAAATTCTGGAGAGTGGGTATTCTCTACCTCTCTAGATCTGCCAACAGCATTAGGCAGAAAATTTTCTTTAGTAAGCAGCAAAGAGATGAACTTAAATTGTATGAGACTCCTGGGATTATATTTATTGGAGGAAGTCAAAAGAAGCAGGTGGTTAATTAACTTTCTATTTCCATTGGTCTCCAGTACTTCTGTGAAAAGCAATAGTTTGGAACATTTGAACTTCAAGTGAATACATTTTGTATGTAGACACTGATTTCACATTTATCTGGGTGGTTATTTTTTCAACCCTGTAAGTCATATGGAAAACAGAGATATGCATTCCCTCAAAGGCTTCTACCATGTAGCTGGCCCTGTAATATCATCAAAAGCAGAGCAAAGgaatacttaccccctcttctacaaagccgcacggcaacatcCCCGAAGCCCATTAAATCTCTATgcgcttcggggccgttaccgcgtggctttgtaaaagaggcccttaatctTCAATGAAGATATAAAAAACATTCATTGtatctatatacagtactcccccgatattcgcaggggttccgtgaatgttgaaaaaccgcgaatatggggagacaggagagggcagccggagaggcaggagagagcagccggagcaccagcgagtgaaggaaatcactcgcggtatgctccgactgtctcttcctgcactaaagtcaggcctcaccaatcatgagctgcgtgtcaaagcccgactttagtgcaggaagaggcggttggcgcatactgcgagtgatttccttcactcgccggtgctccggctactctctcctgcctctccagctgttctctcctgcccggtcattcgcggtcagaaaataccgcaaatgaccgagGAAGCACTGTACATCatatgcttgttcactctttccaaaaatactagaaccagaGGGCATGTTATAAGAAAATCAAATATTCCAAAGACCAAAATTCTATGGTTTTACCTATCCAGAACAACTGTTTCTCTTTAGACTAGCTATCATGTATTCCAGTGTTTCGAGGTCTCAACAGAGAAACAGCCCAGTAGTACCTGAGAGAAAAAGTTCAGGGATTTGCAAATGTAAGACACATTCAACAGTCTGCTTGTTTACCTAGATAAAGCCTCTCCAGAGCAGTTGATTACAGAAATAGCATATGTAGGGAAAAGGCATACTTCTTCTGTCCATGAAGTTTGCTTTGTAGCTGGAATAACAAATGATTGTCTAACCAAATGTTAAAATTCCATTTATGAAACACTTGTCATTCAAAAGAAAAGATCTATATTTATAGCAACATAGTACATGatagaaaaaaaaccaactagTTTCTCTTGTTTAAGATCCATCTAGAAAGTCTTCCAGATAAAAAGTTCTCCTGTGTGTAAAGTGGAATGGGACTTGACATACTGATTTTactgtgtggtttacacattttttagacaggtacttattttgtacctgggacaatcaagttttaagtgacttgcccagacttcccaggagatgcagtgggaatcaagctcacaacctcagagtgttgAGGCACTTGctctactaggccactcctctactccAAAGGATCTAATTAGCAGTTACTTGTGCAAATATATGTGTGTACTGCTCTGCATGTTCCCATCACCAccattattctataaaggggcAAATATAAGGCTGAGCCATGGAATATCAACTTGCACatgtaggccctgattctataaagggtgcccaaGTCTTGTCTAACGTTGAGCAGGACTTAGGTGttcaaactaagtggttaatgagttATTTAAGGGTCTAGCGATGATTGCTGTTaccgacccaattcacaaaatggcccactgcATATTTTCCCCCTCAATCACCTATtttccaatccagccatgcaaattagctaaaaccccatgcaaaaaagccaagcgattgatgtactaacatcacttggctattcAAAATGGGGTTTTAGCGATTGTAAAAACCAATTTgtctagacctgtcggtaacctgtctgcctggctttttttttccaatggcacCCCCCGCCAtcgatgatggccctccccaacaaATGTACCCCCGAGCCAGGCATCCCCGAGCCATTGTCCCCCCTCCAaacccaaaacaaatggcaggagagatgcccaatccatcCTGCAACACAGAACACCCCCACACCATGCCCCCCCTGTGCCAGGCACCAATGAACCACCCCCAAACCTCCTCTATACCTTTTGaaactgttggaagcaggaagcccactCTTTGACTCCTGCTTAGGGCCTGCCTGTCTAAAtgccttcctggtgcatcatgtgatacatggggaGGAGCCAAAGGCCCTaattggttcagatgcctaaggcccctcccaaggagtgggggccttaggcttctgaatcaatcaggccttaggcacctccctctgtatccaggatactgagggaggagcctaaaacCCTAATCAAGCcaagccttaggctcctcccagacagacttgtatggtctgtgtcctacAAATAGTGAGAGATAAGTGAAGGTTAGATAACTTCAGTATGTCGGTCATTTTATGTGTCACTTATTGTGAGTAAGGGGGAAGGTGGGCTGAGCAGgctaagagggagaggaaggcacCTTGACTGATATGTGATGTactgctgacagtattcaacttatcATCCTCATCGTGTTTTGCTGCTTGTATAGATGACATGGTGGTGATTTCAGCACCagcatatttattttttatttatttattcatttttctatgccattctcccaggggagctcagaatggtttaaatgaatttattcaggtatttgggaatttttccctatctgtcctggtgggtttacaatctatctaatggatgtagggtaatgggggggattaagtgacttgcccagggtcacaaggagcagtgtgggtttgaacccacaatctcagggtgctgagggtagctttaaccactgtgccatactctcccACCATGTAGACCTGGGTCTACATGGATTGATTGGTGCTGTTATGGTAGTCTTGTtgagtagactggatggaccatgagggtctttttctgTCATCATCTACTGTGTTAAGTGTGGTTATTATATACTGTATTAACTTTtcagaagtttttttttaaatattctctgTGTTTATTCCACATGGCATTCACCAGCTGGGTATTCCAGACATTGACCACCGTcctcatgaaaaagtatttcttggctttactcttaagtctaccactcACAACTTCAATTCTTGTCCTATAGTCTTACCACCAATATCATAATGAAGACTATTGCAGATGGGTTAAGGGAACAGAACTGTCATTTAGAGAAGAATTTAAATTCTCCAATATAATGGGCATATCTGGCGGAATGAGAAGTGATTTAAGGAATCTTGAGGAATGGTTAACTGTTTGTGATAGTCAAGTTAACTGGCAGCTGTGTTTTCCTGGCAAGTGGAAAACCCTGTAATAACTGGAAGAAGAAAATTTAAGTATCATGTCGGCAGGTCTGTCAGGCTACAACTTAAATGACCTAGGACAATGGTCTCCAATGTGCGGGCCCAGGGCCACATGCGGGCCTCAAAGTCCTCCATTGCGGCCCTCACAGTTGGCTCTTCAATCCTGTAAATGCACTAATATCATTCtggcccacttgatatagtaactgcatcCAATCCCTTAAGTGTAATATTTAGGCTTCTCAATAATAGAATTTGCTACTTTTGACAAGCTAAAATAAAATGCGTTTTTACAGTGTTTTccgttcttttttattttgcttttttgaAATATATGTACATTTCCCTTAACAGCTCTAATAAGAAATTATAAAATGAAAGTAAATCAATCAAGAACTCAAAGACAAGTCAAAACTCAAAAAAGGCTTCAAATGCAATTAAACTCCAATATGTATCCCACAACACTTTCAGGATCCCAATACAATATTTTCCAACTGCAAaggatcaaaaaatatatattgtttgCCTTGAAATATAACCACAACAATACACTCCAAAATTTGCCAAAAATCCTAATATAGAAATAACACAAacaggcaacctagtcacatcaaggtttgtgagGGGGACGCTCAGGGCACCAAAAATGGCTCACGACTTACAACccaaaattaaataaatgtaaTGTAGATAAAGGgtgaagggtgctctcagtgtgaaccatcagtgataggagcccagctccgacacttcacttctgggtcaaggcggtaagcctccacccccacaccatcatcgagcaccctaagTGTGCTTCAAATTAAAGGGACGAGAGTCCACTGAATCAAACAAATCAATCAATTAAAGTGagtaaatcaaactcaacacagaaaacctgagcgacccccaaacaaaccctgccagccagaccccccggaCCACATGACAAAATCACACACCACCATACAAAATTACCAAATGAAtacaatacttatctgaaaaCAAACTAATAAACacaaaaccgcgccaggagaaaaAGGTtcgaccgcgctggtttcgggaggagcccttcttcaggaacctgacccccgacggGACACAAAcaaagaggtcggctggagggcgggcTCCTCCCGACACCAGCGCGGTCGAACCTttttctcctggcgcggttttgtGTTTATTAGTTTGttttcagataagtattgtaTTCATTTGGTAATTTTGTATGGTGGTGTGTGATTTTGTCATGTGGtccggggggtctggctggcaagGTTCCTTTTTCACTAGGAATAACATAATTCATTCAGTTTTGCTAAACCTTTCAATGGATATTCTATTAAAAATATAATCAACGGTCAAATAATAAGAATTATAAAGAGAAGATTAAAGAATGAAAAAGGAATCATTGAATGTAGATAGTTGACATGATGATGCCATTCTTTAAATGGTCCGAAATCAGTTTATgtgtttcctcatacaagagattTTCCTACTTCCCAGTTTCTTCATGGCTTTTCTTGCCCTCTCATTTCTGAGAGTATAAATAATGGGATTTAAAAAAGGGGTCACGATGCTGTAAAAAACAGCAAGTGGTTTATCAATTGCAAATGTCACTGAAGGTCTCATGTAGATGAAAACAATGGGACCATAATACAAAATGACCACCAGTAGGTGGGTGGCACAAGTAGAGAAAGCTTTCTGCCTCCCCTCACCTGAGTGAATTTTTAAGATAGTGGAGATGATGTAGGTGTAAGATATGACCAGCACCAAGAAACAGCTGAGGGCTAAAGATCCACTGTTGACTATATCCACGGTTTCACTAATAACGGTACTAGAGCAAGCCAACATAGATAAGGGTTGGCCATCACAAAGGAAATGATCTAACTCATTAGGACCACAGAACGGCAGCAGGATTATTGGAAGTGATTGTGAAAAGGAATGAAAGAAACCTCCTGCCCATGTAGAAGCTACCAGCAAGAGACAGGTTTGTCTGTTCATTATTGTGGTATAACGCAAAGGATTGCAGATGGCAACATAGCGGTCATAAGCCATCAGGACCAGGTGAAGGCATTCTGTACCTCCGACAAAATGCAAGAAAAACAATTGGGTCATGCAATCAACAAACGAAATAGTTTTGCTCAACAAGAGAAAGAGAGCCAAGGCCCTGGGAACAGTGACTGTGGAAATGCTCAAATCTATTAAAGACAAGTTGCAAAGGAAGAAGTACATAGGAGTGTGCAGTTGAGAGTCCACATATATGGTTATCATAATGAGAAGATTCCCAGCTATAACGAGCAAGTACATCACTAGAAACATCACAAAAAATATTATCTGTAAGTCTGGATTACTAGAAAGTCCGAGAAGGATGAAATGTGTGACTCTGGTTTCATTCCGGACTGCCATTCCTTCCACTTTATCAACTGCAGGGAAAGAGAAACACAAGAGATAGTAGAAGACAGATGCACAAAAAGAAAATTGATATTCATGataaagactaaccccctcttttacaaaggcacactaagggctccttttacaaagcgcgctagcggggttaacgcgcgtgacttttcaggtggtagtggctagcgcatccggtggtttagcacgcggtattacgcacgttaaaccgctagtgcgcctttgtgaAAGGTGCCCtatgcattttagcacacgctaactgatttagcgcgtgctaaatactaacgcgccaattataatctatggacagttagcgtgtgctaaaatgcttagggctccttttacaaaggcgcgctagtggtttaacgtgcgtaataccgcacgctaaaccgccggatacgctagctgctaccgcctcctcttcagcaggcggtagttttgggcCAGCTCAGGGGTTAAGCGTGTTatgaaaagtcacacgcattaaccccgctagcgtgcctttgtaaaaggaccccttaatgagtTGCCATGTCATATTCTGTCTAtagtcctttttcaatttctgacTAAAAACTCACCATTTTGAAATTTCTAATACATCTAAAACATTTCTTTATAATCCCCTTGCTCAGAATCTCTTGTTtgctatagtttcaagtttattagtgctTGACATACTGCTTTACattcttaagtggtttacatcatgcaatggcaaaaattaaaaagaacaaCAAATTAGGGGTGCTAGACAAATCACTTATCCCCCCTTTTAGTAGAGCGCGAAAGCATTttatagcacagggagccgcgctgaatgccccgcgctgctcccgatgctaataggaactctataagcatTGGGAGTAGTGCGGAGCATTCTGTGTGGCTTCCTGTGCTAAGAAACGCTATcacgctttagtaaaaagggagattAAACAGCTGCACCAGATACAAAAGGGAAAATAGGGTAGGATTACGTTgcttaaaaaataagaaaagtggaggggagggaaaaatcAAAAAGGACATGCTACAAATTTTATGTCACGCTCAGACTCTAGGTCTCATACTCCTCTCTGAAGAGAAAGGTTTTAAGCATTGATTTGAATATAGAGGAATTAGATTCTTGCCTCAGCATGAATGGCAACGAGTTCCATAACGTTGGGACTACCACTGTAAAAATTGTTTATCGGGTCGTGTCAAAAAATATTTGCCGAATGGAAGGAATTGCAAGAAGGGATTGCTGGGTCAACTGAAGTGGTATGAAAGTAATATACGGAAGCAAGAGTCTATCAATGAAAGCGAGGGAATGGTTAGATAATACCTATCTGGtgagaaaaagtattttaaacgTTATTCAGTGGTatatgggtagccaatgtgccttttcagatgtggggtgacgtgatcaaattttttgcatgaaaaatcatttttactgcagtgttttgaataatctgAAGCCTCCTGATTTGTTTTTGTATAATTCCCTTTtagagagagttacaataatatAGATTTAAAATGACCAGTGAATGGATAAAAATGTTGAGCTTGAAGAAACATTTCCGTACTATTAAACTGATTTGTGCATGGAAGGAGAGTTTATCATCCAGAATAATTCCTAAGAGTTTGATGGTGGATACAATTTGAAGTGGAGTGGACGTGATACAGATTGGATGTTTCTTTTGACCATATTGTAAACTCTGTTGAGTATGAACTGTCCTCTTCTATGTGCCTGCTCAGTGATGTACATGAGGGGCAggagaaaagttctcagcccaactacgaagagaatgatgtggagcaatGAAActtacacttttcttgacatttttcatttcatatcattgaaacgaaatgTGTCAAGAATAGTGTGGAAtatcttgtaagtttcatgactccacatcattctcttgggctgagaacttttcagtggtcccctCGTATACCTGGTAGTgttttagaaatgataaagagtAATAAGAACCAGACATTTCTGGTCTCAAATTCTATAATTTTTTAGGCTTAGCTACAACTTAATATGTTCAAGACACACTCCTTATCATACCCCCAAAGTTACCATTACCCCCAAATGGATCTTTCTTCCTGTACATTCTTACTCTTGTAGACCTCTCACATTCATACCTTAGTGACCTATCAGAGGCCTCATTCACGTGTTGGATTATGATCTCTTCAAGATACTTCCTTTCGGATAAAATTAGATTTCAAAATATAGTCTCATAGGTTCATGAAAGGAATTTGTTGACTCCATCAGATTGCTCATTGCCTCAGAGCAAGCTCTACGTGGTAATCCTAAAGATGATGCTAATCTGTAGTCAAATGAAGATCTCATTATAAAACTTCTATCCCAATCCTACATATCAAGATCAGAAAAAATTCTTAGTTCACCACATTTCTTCTATGAAATCGACTCACCGTGTGAGATCCACTGGCTTCCTCACCCCACACTTAAGTACAGTTTATAAGTTC
This region includes:
- the LOC117350502 gene encoding olfactory receptor 1509-like codes for the protein MAVRNETRVTHFILLGLSSNPDLQIIFFVMFLVMYLLVIAGNLLIMITIYVDSQLHTPMYFFLCNLSLIDLSISTVTVPRALALFLLLSKTISFVDCMTQLFFLHFVGGTECLHLVLMAYDRYVAICNPLRYTTIMNRQTCLLLVASTWAGGFFHSFSQSLPIILLPFCGPNELDHFLCDGQPLSMLACSSTVISETVDIVNSGSLALSCFLVLVISYTYIISTILKIHSGEGRQKAFSTCATHLLVVILYYGPIVFIYMRPSVTFAIDKPLAVFYSIVTPFLNPIIYTLRNERARKAMKKLGSRKISCMRKHIN